Part of the Paenibacillus guangzhouensis genome is shown below.
TACTTCAGTCCTTTTCCTGTAGTATTGTATATTTATTTCAGTACGTACCCGGAGGCAGCATACTGTATAAACCCATAAGAGATCTGTTCTTAATGCGTCGACTTCTTCGTGAAGTAATCGCCGATGAACTGGCACACGAATACCAGAATGAGGATCAATATCGTCGCGACTAACGTAATATCCGTCTGGAATCGATTATATCCCTTGTTGATCGCCAGACTCCCTAACCCACCGGAGCCAATGGCGCCAGCCATCGTCGTCAGTCCGATCAGATTAATGACCGTAACGGAAGACGCACGGATAATCCCAGCCAAGCCTTCCTTCAGATAGACGCGAAATATAATCTCGATCGGCCCCGAACCCATGGATTGCGCAGCTTCGATGATCCCTGGATCCACTTCGACCAACGCATTTTGGATTTGTCTTGCATAGAAAGGCACAATGCCGATTACGAGCGGTACGATTGCTGCATGCATACCGATCGATGTCCCGACGATGAGACGGGTGACCGGAACGACGACAGCGATCAGAATGATGAATGGAATGGAGCGGAACAGATTTACGATTTTTTCCATGATGCTATAGACCAGCCTGTTCTCCAGAATACCCCCTTTATCGACAACAACGAGCGTAACGCCAATCAAGATGCCGAATAACACAGAGAATAACGAGGTCACCACGACCATATAAATCGTCTCATACATGCTGAGGAGGATATCCTCCCTTAAACTCCATATATTTGGGAAATATTTCATCAAAAAATCGTTCATACCGATTCACCTACTTTACTGTTCTGCAGAAATCGTGAGTCGATCATCTCAACCGCCACCTGAATCGACTGCAAATACTCCAATGCTGCCTCGAGATCGCTCGCCGCTCCTGACATGACAACGATGAGGTTGCCGATCGGCGTCTGCTGTAATATTTCTACATTCGCGAATAACAGGTTGGTCGTTACCCGGTAGCGGGCAGTAAGGGCCGATATGACCGGTTCGCTCGTACTATCGCCAATGTAAGAAATCTTGCACAAAATATCATTATCCTTCAGATGCACGAGTGACGGATGCAGCGCCAACTTCTCCAGTGTCTGCTCGACATGCGTCGCCGTATTGATAAAATCACGCGTTAACGCATTCTGCGGGTTGCTGAAGATCGAGACGATATCTCCTTGCTCGATGACTCGACCGGCTTCCATCACGGCCACCTTGTTACAGATTTCTTTGACC
Proteins encoded:
- a CDS encoding methionine ABC transporter permease: MYETIYMVVVTSLFSVLFGILIGVTLVVVDKGGILENRLVYSIMEKIVNLFRSIPFIILIAVVVPVTRLIVGTSIGMHAAIVPLVIGIVPFYARQIQNALVEVDPGIIEAAQSMGSGPIEIIFRVYLKEGLAGIIRASSVTVINLIGLTTMAGAIGSGGLGSLAINKGYNRFQTDITLVATILILILVFVCQFIGDYFTKKSTH